A single genomic interval of Patescibacteria group bacterium harbors:
- a CDS encoding SIMPL domain-containing protein (The SIMPL domain is named for its presence in mouse protein SIMPL (signalling molecule that associates with mouse pelle-like kinase). Bacterial member BP26, from Brucella, was shown to assemble into a channel-like structure, while YggE from E. coli has been associated with resistance to oxidative stress.) gives MSEKIKNYLGLAGVVALVAFAFATLALVSTYSRSIEPSSFRSFSVSGEGEVVAIPDVAEFTFSVITQGGKDIPALQKENANTANAIIDFLKENGVDKKDIKTQLYSVEPRYQSYDCNNIRPVYNGVSTSYPEPKPCPPPEIVGYSINQSVVVKMRDFDKAGELLAGSTKRGANQVSGLSFTIDDPDALQMEARTRAIAKAQEKARAIAKAGGFRVGRILSLDEGYTPYYGYGLKTEAAYGIGGDAPPAPSIEPGSQEVKISVTMRFEIR, from the coding sequence ATGAGTGAAAAAATAAAAAATTATCTGGGGCTTGCCGGTGTTGTCGCGCTCGTCGCATTCGCGTTCGCCACCTTGGCCTTAGTCAGTACTTATTCGCGGTCAATTGAACCGTCCTCATTCCGCAGTTTCAGTGTCAGCGGTGAGGGAGAGGTGGTCGCGATTCCCGACGTGGCGGAATTCACGTTCAGTGTCATTACTCAAGGCGGAAAGGACATTCCCGCGCTTCAAAAAGAAAACGCGAACACCGCAAACGCGATCATCGATTTTCTGAAAGAGAACGGGGTGGACAAAAAAGATATCAAAACACAATTATATTCCGTGGAGCCGCGTTATCAATCCTATGATTGCAATAATATCCGGCCGGTCTATAACGGCGTGAGTACGTCGTATCCCGAGCCAAAACCATGCCCCCCTCCGGAGATCGTCGGCTACAGTATTAATCAAAGCGTGGTCGTAAAGATGCGAGATTTTGATAAGGCGGGAGAACTGCTCGCAGGTAGCACGAAACGAGGCGCAAACCAAGTTTCCGGACTTTCCTTTACCATAGATGACCCTGACGCGTTGCAAATGGAGGCGCGCACGAGAGCAATCGCGAAAGCGCAAGAGAAGGCGCGGGCGATCGCCAAAGCGGGCGGATTCCGTGTTGGCAGGATCCTTTCCCTTGATGAAGGATACACGCCATATTATGGCTACGGTCTTAAAACTGAAGCCGCGTACGGAATAGGCGGTGATGCTCCTCCCGCACCTTCCATTGAGCCCGGTTCGCAAGAAGTGAAGATCAGTGTGACGATGAGATTTGAGATACGATAG
- the bcp gene encoding thioredoxin-dependent thiol peroxidase, producing the protein MSLIRKKAPSFKLKDQSGVTRSLSDYKGQMLLLYFYPKDMTPGCTIEAEVFRDLMKDLNREGVAVLGVSADSSAQHKTFCDKHHLNFPLLSDEGKAVLQKYGVWVEKSMYGKKYMGIERESFLIDKNGVVVKHYEKVKPAEHPQEVLNDVRALNKQ; encoded by the coding sequence ATGAGTTTGATACGTAAAAAAGCGCCAAGTTTTAAGCTTAAAGATCAGAGCGGTGTTACCCGTTCATTGTCCGACTACAAGGGACAGATGCTTCTTTTGTATTTTTACCCTAAAGACATGACCCCGGGGTGTACCATAGAGGCGGAAGTGTTCCGCGACTTAATGAAAGACTTGAACCGAGAAGGGGTAGCAGTGCTTGGTGTTTCCGCCGACAGTAGCGCGCAACACAAGACGTTTTGCGACAAGCATCATTTGAATTTTCCGCTTCTCTCCGATGAGGGAAAAGCAGTGTTGCAGAAATACGGCGTCTGGGTGGAAAAATCCATGTACGGGAAAAAATACATGGGGATAGAACGCGAATCTTTCTTGATTGATAAAAATGGAGTCGTGGTAAAGCATTACGAGAAGGTCAAACCGGCGGAGCATCCGCAGGAAGTTTTGAATGATGTTCGCGCCTTGAACAAACAATAA
- a CDS encoding thioredoxin domain-containing protein: MEKQNNLTIPIAIIVAGVLIAGAVFLTSGGSSKSKDAIVGDTKGEPEKAAEITLAPITENDHMLGSPNADIIIVEYSDTECPFCKTFHPTMQRIIDEYGKDGKVAWVYRHFPLDSIHPKADKEAEATECAAELGGNDAFWAYLGKIFEITPSNNNLDLALLPSIATEIGLNKAQFEACLASGRYAQKVEEQYQSGIAAGVRGTPHSIIVTTKDGTKYPLSGAQPYQAVKQIIDAGLADQATK, from the coding sequence ATGGAAAAGCAGAACAATCTCACAATCCCCATTGCAATCATCGTAGCGGGAGTGCTCATCGCCGGAGCAGTCTTTCTTACCAGTGGTGGCAGTAGTAAAAGTAAGGATGCGATTGTGGGCGACACTAAGGGAGAACCCGAAAAAGCGGCAGAAATCACGCTTGCGCCGATAACCGAGAATGACCACATGCTGGGAAGTCCCAACGCGGATATTATCATCGTGGAGTACTCGGATACGGAATGTCCGTTCTGCAAGACTTTCCATCCGACAATGCAGCGCATTATTGATGAGTACGGAAAAGACGGCAAAGTGGCGTGGGTATATCGCCACTTCCCCCTAGATTCTATTCATCCAAAGGCGGACAAAGAAGCGGAAGCGACCGAATGCGCGGCGGAGCTCGGCGGAAATGACGCATTCTGGGCTTATCTCGGTAAAATATTTGAAATAACTCCTTCAAACAACAACCTTGACCTTGCCCTTCTTCCCAGCATTGCAACAGAAATCGGTCTCAACAAGGCACAATTTGAAGCATGTCTCGCAAGCGGACGGTATGCGCAAAAAGTTGAAGAACAATATCAAAGCGGTATTGCCGCAGGAGTACGCGGAACGCCTCATAGCATTATCGTGACCACCAAGGATGGCACGAAATACCCTCTCTCGGGCGCGCAACCTTACCAAGCGGTAAAACAGATCATTGACGCCGGGTTAGCCGACCAAGCAACAAAGTAA
- a CDS encoding metal-sulfur cluster assembly factor has translation MKTEKDIQEKLKEIKDPELGIDIITLGLIRAIKLDDRQKTGVPGVEILMTLTSPFCPFADELIAQIESTIEGLGFLDVRVELTFDPPWEPSPGLRETLGI, from the coding sequence ATGAAAACAGAAAAAGATATTCAGGAAAAATTGAAAGAAATAAAAGATCCCGAGCTTGGTATTGATATCATAACACTCGGACTCATTCGCGCTATTAAGTTAGATGACCGGCAAAAAACAGGTGTTCCCGGCGTGGAGATACTGATGACGCTTACCAGCCCTTTCTGTCCGTTTGCCGATGAGTTGATCGCTCAAATTGAGAGTACCATTGAAGGACTCGGATTTCTAGATGTGCGGGTTGAATTAACGTTTGACCCGCCGTGGGAGCCCAGTCCGGGCCTTCGCGAAACGCTTGGTATTTAA
- the sufC gene encoding Fe-S cluster assembly ATPase SufC: protein MAKLEIKNLSAEVNGKVVVNGVSLAVSSGEVHVLMGPNGSGKSSLCNAILGHPKYQLSGGRIVLDGEDITDLPTYKKARKGLFLSQQILPGVEGVTLATLLREAHHHIKNVTIPVLEFYKYLETRANSIGISTDFLKRSVNAGLSGGEKKQSEVLQLMALQPRFAFLDEIDSGVDIDSLKKVFAGIELLKGEGTGFLLVTHYTKIFQHISPDKVHVMKDGAIALSGGHELIKKIEEKGFQ from the coding sequence ATGGCAAAACTCGAGATAAAAAATTTAAGCGCCGAAGTGAATGGAAAAGTCGTTGTAAACGGCGTGTCCTTAGCGGTTTCTTCGGGAGAAGTGCATGTGCTGATGGGGCCAAATGGTTCGGGTAAAAGCTCACTCTGCAATGCCATTTTGGGACATCCGAAATATCAACTCTCAGGCGGGCGCATCGTACTTGACGGGGAAGATATCACGGATTTGCCCACATATAAAAAAGCACGCAAGGGACTCTTTCTCTCACAACAGATCTTGCCGGGAGTAGAGGGAGTTACTCTCGCTACTCTTTTGCGTGAGGCACATCATCACATCAAAAACGTAACTATTCCCGTGTTGGAATTTTATAAGTATCTTGAAACACGTGCGAACAGTATCGGTATTTCCACCGATTTTCTTAAGCGTTCCGTAAACGCAGGGCTCTCCGGCGGTGAAAAAAAGCAGTCGGAGGTATTACAGCTCATGGCGCTCCAGCCGCGATTTGCTTTTCTTGACGAGATAGATTCCGGTGTTGATATTGATTCGCTCAAAAAAGTATTTGCCGGTATTGAGCTTTTGAAGGGCGAGGGAACGGGGTTTTTGCTCGTTACTCATTACACAAAGATATTTCAGCACATTTCACCCGACAAGGTGCATGTCATGAAAGATGGCGCGATTGCTCTCTCAGGCGGACATGAATTGATAAAGAAGATAGAAGAAAAAGGATTTCAGTAA
- the sufU gene encoding Fe-S cluster assembly sulfur transfer protein SufU has translation MNEEIYKQNILDHYKHPHNKGVLADFDTQKRGRNASCGDDLTLYIKFDKEHKVRDVAFEGEGCAISTAAASMLTDAIKGKTTKELALLSPGDVYNMLGIPISPGRVNCALLAYKALSDSIIEPISK, from the coding sequence ATGAATGAGGAAATTTATAAACAAAATATTTTAGATCATTATAAGCATCCGCACAATAAGGGTGTGCTTGCCGATTTTGATACTCAAAAAAGAGGTCGTAACGCGAGCTGCGGAGACGACCTTACGTTGTATATAAAATTTGACAAAGAACATAAGGTTAGAGATGTGGCGTTCGAAGGGGAAGGCTGCGCGATAAGCACGGCCGCCGCCTCCATGCTCACCGATGCTATCAAAGGTAAGACAACCAAAGAACTCGCACTACTCTCGCCCGGGGATGTCTATAACATGCTCGGTATTCCTATTAGTCCGGGCAGGGTCAACTGCGCGTTGCTTGCGTATAAGGCGCTCAGTGACAGCATTATAGAACCCATCTCAAAATAA
- a CDS encoding cysteine desulfurase yields MLDPTIIKKDFPIFESNPSLAYLDSAATSQTPFSVVAAMDEYYKSYRANIHRGTYDLSETATDKYEHARETVARFLSAEPEEIVFTAGSTLASNMLIYSLEGTLHLEKGDEIVTTIMEHHSNLVPLQELASRRGLILKHIPLTAEYELDYEKARELITPKTKIISVALASNVLGSINDIKRLSVLAKEQAAILIVDAAQAVGHMPVNAPELGCDFLFFSGHKMCGPTGIGVLYGKKERLASLKPSFFGGSMVERVDTRTAEFASGRARFEAGTQNIAGVIGLAESIRYLEHIGLQNIERHVQELVAIATLQLGDIPGVRMYNHADARKNAGVVSFLVEGIHPHDVAEILSRDGVAVRSGHHCAQPLMSALGVTALVRASFYLYNSKEDVDKLVLGIKKAQNIFA; encoded by the coding sequence ATGTTAGACCCCACGATCATAAAAAAAGATTTTCCCATATTTGAAAGCAATCCCTCCCTTGCTTATTTGGACAGCGCCGCGACCTCTCAGACACCGTTTTCGGTTGTTGCGGCGATGGATGAATATTACAAAAGCTACCGCGCCAACATTCATCGCGGCACCTATGATCTAAGCGAGACGGCAACGGACAAGTATGAGCACGCGCGAGAGACCGTGGCGCGTTTTCTTTCCGCAGAACCGGAGGAGATCGTCTTCACCGCAGGCTCTACCCTGGCCTCAAACATGCTTATTTACAGCCTTGAAGGGACGCTCCATCTGGAGAAAGGAGATGAGATCGTTACGACGATCATGGAGCACCATTCCAATCTCGTTCCTCTTCAGGAATTAGCTTCGCGCCGCGGACTTATACTCAAACATATTCCGCTCACAGCGGAATATGAACTTGATTATGAAAAAGCGCGTGAACTGATAACCCCGAAGACAAAAATAATTTCCGTGGCGCTCGCGAGCAATGTGCTCGGTAGTATCAATGACATCAAGCGTTTGTCGGTGCTCGCGAAAGAGCAGGCAGCGATCCTCATTGTTGACGCGGCGCAAGCGGTTGGCCATATGCCGGTTAATGCTCCAGAGCTCGGATGCGATTTTTTGTTCTTCTCGGGACACAAAATGTGCGGTCCGACCGGTATCGGCGTGCTGTACGGGAAAAAGGAGAGACTTGCCTCTTTGAAACCGAGTTTCTTTGGAGGCTCCATGGTAGAGAGGGTTGATACCCGCACCGCAGAATTTGCTTCAGGCAGGGCGCGTTTTGAGGCGGGTACGCAAAATATTGCCGGGGTGATCGGTCTTGCCGAATCAATCCGCTATCTGGAACATATCGGACTCCAGAATATAGAGCGTCACGTGCAGGAACTTGTGGCCATAGCCACCCTGCAACTCGGGGACATTCCGGGGGTGCGCATGTACAATCATGCTGACGCGCGCAAAAATGCAGGCGTTGTCTCTTTTCTGGTTGAAGGAATACATCCTCACGATGTAGCGGAAATCCTCTCCAGGGATGGGGTTGCGGTGCGTTCGGGGCATCACTGCGCACAGCCGCTCATGAGCGCACTTGGCGTAACGGCTCTCGTCCGGGCATCTTTTTATTTATATAATTCCAAAGAGGACGTTGATAAACTTGTTCTGGGGATCAAGAAAGCGCAAAATATCTTTGCTTGA
- the sufB gene encoding Fe-S cluster assembly protein SufB, whose protein sequence is MTSTRTKEKKVPSGLSEELVRYISESKKEPAWMLKKRLEALALYQETALPSWGPDLSGLDLEHMEYYADPSVSEKDTWAELPKEIVDTFDKLGIPKAEREYLGGVGAQYDSGVVYHHLKKTLSDKGVIFENMDVALQKYPELVRKYFMTECVPAKDHKFTMLHGALWSGGTFIYVPKGVTVDLPLQAYFWMNRRQSAQFEHTLIIADEGSSVEYIEGCSAPRYNESSLHAGCVELFVLKGAKIKYISIENWSQNTYNLNTKRAIVSEDGEIKWVNGNMGSGVTMLYPSSVLIGERAKSDNLGIVIAGRGQVQDTGAKVIHLAPHTSSTIHSRSISKDGGVANYRGLIKVSPKASYTSSSLVCDSLLLDEHSKANTYPAVENANDKVEISHEARIGRIGEQEIFYLESRGLSEEDAVRLVVNGFAGPIIKELPLEYALELNKIIELEMGKGTSRGINRVE, encoded by the coding sequence ATGACAAGTACGCGTACGAAAGAAAAAAAGGTGCCCAGTGGCCTCTCGGAGGAACTGGTGCGCTATATATCGGAGAGTAAAAAAGAGCCCGCATGGATGCTTAAAAAGCGTCTGGAGGCACTTGCACTTTACCAAGAGACTGCGCTTCCATCGTGGGGTCCTGACCTGTCGGGCCTTGATTTGGAACACATGGAATACTATGCGGACCCGAGTGTGTCCGAAAAAGACACCTGGGCGGAATTGCCAAAAGAGATCGTGGACACGTTTGATAAGCTCGGCATTCCCAAGGCGGAGCGTGAATATTTGGGCGGAGTGGGCGCGCAGTACGATTCGGGCGTCGTGTATCATCACCTGAAGAAAACACTTTCCGATAAGGGAGTGATTTTTGAAAATATGGATGTCGCTTTGCAAAAATATCCAGAATTGGTGCGAAAATATTTCATGACTGAATGTGTACCGGCAAAAGATCATAAATTCACGATGCTCCACGGAGCTCTTTGGAGCGGGGGCACGTTCATTTATGTTCCCAAAGGAGTTACAGTTGATCTGCCGCTTCAGGCGTATTTTTGGATGAATCGCAGGCAGAGCGCGCAGTTTGAGCATACGCTTATCATCGCTGACGAAGGTTCATCGGTGGAATACATAGAAGGATGTTCGGCGCCTCGTTATAATGAATCTTCGCTTCACGCGGGGTGCGTGGAGCTTTTCGTTTTGAAGGGAGCAAAGATCAAATATATCAGCATAGAGAACTGGTCTCAGAATACTTATAATTTAAATACCAAACGCGCGATAGTTTCCGAAGATGGCGAGATCAAATGGGTGAACGGCAATATGGGATCCGGTGTCACGATGCTCTATCCCTCTTCGGTGCTTATAGGGGAGCGTGCCAAATCTGACAATTTAGGCATCGTCATCGCGGGTCGGGGGCAAGTACAGGATACCGGCGCAAAAGTGATACATCTCGCGCCGCACACCTCCTCAACGATCCATTCTCGCTCCATTTCCAAGGACGGAGGAGTGGCAAATTATCGCGGATTGATAAAAGTATCTCCGAAGGCTTCGTACACTTCCTCTTCACTTGTGTGTGATTCACTGCTTTTGGATGAACATTCAAAAGCGAATACCTATCCCGCAGTAGAGAATGCCAACGACAAGGTGGAGATCAGCCACGAGGCGCGCATCGGCAGAATAGGGGAGCAGGAGATATTCTATTTGGAGAGCCGAGGGCTCTCGGAAGAAGACGCGGTGCGCCTCGTCGTGAATGGTTTTGCCGGACCGATCATCAAAGAACTGCCGCTTGAATATGCCCTTGAATTGAACAAGATCATTGAATTGGAAATGGGCAAGGGAACGAGCAGAGGAATTAATAGAGTAGAATGA